The sequence below is a genomic window from uncultured Stenotrophomonas sp..
GGACCGCGAGGCGTGGAAGCAGTACGACGCCTGCGCCCTGATTGCCGGTGCGACCGAACGCCTGCCGCTGCTGGTCGAGCAGGGCGGAGCCGACGAATTCCTCGACACGCAGCTGCGCCCGCAGCTGCTGCAGGCTGCCTGCGCGGCCGCCGGTCATCCGCTGCAACTGCGCCTGCGGCCGGGCTACGACCACAGCTACTACTTCATCGCCAGCTTCATCGGCGAGCACATCGTCCACCACGCTGCGGCATTGCGCGGCTGATGTGCGCATGGCATCGGCATCCGTGTAGGTGTGGGGCTTGCCCCGCATGCTGTTTTGCAGGGAAAGCCCCATGCGGGGCGAGCCCCGCATCTACGGAAGCGGTTTTGCACGGTGCGTCCCGTATCTACAGGGAATGGGGGATGGCCGTCAGGCCGGGGTGAAATCGGTATAGGCGTAGCGCCCATCACGCAGCACGGTTTCGCCCTGTTGCAGTTGCAGCGGTGCATTGAACATCGGCCCGGCGCCGATGCAGGTGTGGAATTCGCCGTTCTCGCCGCAGGCGTCGATGCCGGCGGGCAGGGTGTCGAGCAGGGCATGGTCGAAGGCGCGGCCAGCGAAGCCGGCGTCCAGCAACTGCGTGTCCACGCAGCACAGGTGCGCGCGCAGGCCGCCGTCGATCATGCGCCGCGCCAGCGCGCCGGTGTCATGGCCGAACAGCGGGAACCGGCAGTCCCAGCCCAGCCCGGCGAACTGCCGCTCGCGCCATTGGCGGATGTCCTCCAGCAGCAGGTCGCCGAACGCCAGTGTGCGCAGTGCCGGCCAGCGTTGCCGTGCCGCCGCCAGGGTCTGCGCCATGCGCTGCAGGTAAATGGCGTTGTCACAGGCCTGCGGTATCCACGCACGCAGCAGCGGCAGCCCGGCGGCATCGGCCTGCGCCTGCAATACCTCCGCGCGCACGCCCTGCATCGAGGCGCGGCCGTGGCCTTCGGTGAGCGTGCTCAGCAGCGCGACGACGCGGGTGTCATCGCGCTGGCGCAGCGTGTGCAGGGCCCACGCCGCGTCCTTGCCGCCACTCCAGCACAACAGGACCGGAAGCACGGGTCAGCGCACGTCGCGCAGTTCCCAGTGGCGCCCGGCCAGCAGGCGCAGGCGTTGCTTGAGGATGTCGCCCGGGATGCGGGTGATGGCGACCAGGTCGATGCGCAGGTCCGATTGCCGGCCGATCACCGTGGCCTCCGGGTCGGTGATGCCCAGCGCGGGGTCGACGTCGTCGGGCTCGTCCTGGGTGGCCTTCCAGCGCTCGAACAACGCCGGTGTACGCAGCGCGTCCTGCAACTGCTCGGCGAAGGTGTCGGCGCCATTGGCGGTGAACGACAGGCGCGGGTCGGCGCCGCGCGCGGCGGCCGGGTCGGGAAGCGAAATCGAGTAATGCACGGGCATGTGGGGCTCTCCTGGAAAGCGTCGGGGCGGCGCCCGCGTTGCATGGTTCAGGCGTCGAATTCGTGCGGTTCGTCGGCAAACCCTATCGTCACCGCGCCCTTGCCGACGTTGACCATGCCGGTCAGGCTCATCACGCTTTCCAGCAGTTGCACGCCCTCCGCGCCGCAGGTGTCGCGCAGGCCGGCGTAGCCGGGCAGGGCACGCAACTCGTCGAGCGGGCCGCCATAGCTGACGCACACCACCGGCGTCAGCAGTCCGTGGATCACGCGCCGGCTGGCAAAGTCGAACAGTCGTTGCACGGCATTGTCGAAGCCCTTGATCTTGGCCACCGGCGCGGTTTCGCCGCGGTAGCCGTGCAGTACCGGCTTGATGTCCAGCGCGCTGCCCAGGGCGGCGCTGAGCAGGCTGACGCTGCGGTCGCCCTTGTGCCGGCCGCGGGCGCGGATGTAGTACAGGTCGCGGGTGATCATGTAGCCGTGGACGTTGCCGGCGAGTTTCTCCAACTGCTCGCGCATCTGCGCCACGCCGGTGCCCTCGTTGCGCAGCCGCACCGCCTCGACCGCGGTCACCGCCTGCGCGGCGAACAGGTTCTGGGTGTCGATCACGCGCAACGCGAATGGAGAATTGTGACCGGCGGCCTGGCGGATCGGCCGGTATTCGTTGAGGATGGCGAAGCTGGCCTGCAGCGCGTTGTCATGGATAGGGCTGCGGGTCTTGGTGATGGTCATGCAGAACACGTGGTCGTAGTCGATGACCAGGTGGCCCAGGAACAGGTCGCGGATCTGGTTGACGCTGTAGGGGATGGTTTCGGCTTCGGCGCCGCGTTCGGCCACGTGGGTATGCAGGAAGTTGAGGGTGGCATCTTCCTCGCGGTGGTCGGCCAGCACCGCTTCGCCGATGCGGACGGTGATCGGCAGCAGCACGATGTTGTGTTCCCTGATGAAGTCGGCCGGCAGGTCGCAGGCCGAATCCACGACGATCCCGATGCGCATGGCCGGTTCTCCCCGATGGTTCGTATCCACCGGCAACCCTAACCGAAAACGGGGCCGGCGGCGCGCCCATGCGGGGCCGTGCCGGGCCCTCGGGCCGCGACGGCCGGTACCCCGCCCGGGTTAAGCTGCGCGGCGTTCCGGATGGCCGGAGCCCGGCGACGAGAGGCGGTGTGATGGAGGCGATACAGGCAGTGGTGGAATTCTGGCGTGCGGCGGGGCCACGGCGGTGGTTTGCCCGCGACGACGCGTTCGACGACGAATTCCGCCTGCGCTTCCTCGATGCCCATTTCACTGCCGCCGAGCGCGGCTGCGAGGATTGGCTGCACAGCGGCGAGGGCGCGCTGGCGCTGCAGGTCCTGCTCGACCAGTTCCCGCGCAACTGCTTCCGCGGCACCGCCCATGCCTACGCCACCGACGGGCTGGCGCGGCATTACGCCATGCGCACCATTGAAGAAGGGCTGGACCGCGAGCTGACGCCGCAGCTGCGCGCCTTCATCTATCTGCCGTTCGAGCACTCGGAGAACCTGCAGGACCAGGAGCGCTCGGTGGCGATGTTCGAGGTACTCGGCGACCTGGAGTACCTGCGCTTTGCCGAACTGCACCGCGACATCATCCGCCGCTTCGGGCGCTTTCCGCACCGCAACGCGGTGCTGGGGCGGATACCGACACCGGAGGAGCTGCACTACCTGGCCGAGGGCGGGTTCGCCGGGTAGGTTGGAGCTACTCCCCCGAAGCTCTGCAATCATGACGCCGGAAGCGTAGCCCCGGCCTACCCGTTGCGGATGCCGGCACTATTGGAACGAAAACGCCGGCTTTCGCCGGCGCTTCCAGTGGTGCGGGGGCTGCCCGCGATCAGTAGCGCGGCACGCCGTTGTCCACTTCCTGCGCCCATGCGTCGATGCCGCCGGTGACGTTGGAGACGCGGGTGAAGCCCAGTGTGCGGAACTCTTCGGCGGCCTGCGCGCTGCGCCCGCCCTTGTGGCACATGAAGGCCAGCGGGGTGTCCTTGGGCAGGGCTTCCAGCCGGGCGCGGCTGTCACCGTCGAAGGTTTCGAACGGCGCGGCGATGGCGGCGATGGCGCGCTCGTCGGCCGGGCGCACGTCCACCACGGTCAGGGTGCCGGCGCGCAACTGGTCGTCGACGCTGCGCACGTCCAGTTCCTGCACCGGCCTGGGCGCGTTGGGGTTGTCGATGGCCAGGCCCTTGCCGCGGATGTCGTCCACCCAGTCGATGGTGATGCCTTCGGCGCGGCGCGCGCTGGCGGTGTCGAACTGCACGCGCAGGCCGTTGGATTCGGCGGCGATGGCGTTGGCGTCGAACGGGGCCAGCTGGAAGTTCGGCTGGAAGCGGGCGTCGATGCCCAGTTGCAGCGCGGCGCCGGGGGCGTCGGCCAGCGCGCCCTTGAGCATTTCCACGGCGGCCGGGGTGATGGTGATGCTGGGCGGGGTGCGGTCCGGCGGTGCCAGGCCGAGCAGGTTGCTCAGCTCGCCGCTGCCGGCCATCTGCAGGATGATGTCGCTGCCGCCGACCAGCTCGCCATCCACGTACAACTGCGGAATGGTCGGCCAGTCGCCGTAGAGCTTGATGCCTTCGCGGATCTCCTGGTCGGCCAGCACGTTGACGTGGGCGAAATCCACGCCCAGGTCCTGCAGCGCGCCGACGGCCTTGGCCGAGAAGCCGCACTGCGGCATGGACGGCTGGCCCTTCATGAACAGGACGGCGCGGTTGGCGCCGAGGAGGGATTCGATGCGCGTGCGCAGGGCGGGATCCAGGGACATCGTGAACTCGTGGAAGTAGTCGGAGACAGAAAGCGATTCTACGCTGCATGGCATCATGGGGCATGACCGCCACGGGAACCCTGCATCGCATTCCGGCCCATCCCTGGCGCTGGGTGCCGTGGTTGCTGGCGTCGCAGGCGCTGGTGGCGTTGGTCTGGTGGCAACTGGGCTGGAAGGCCGGGTTGCCGCTGCTGCTGGCCAGCCACGCGCTGTTCCTGCTGCCGGTGTTCCTGCCCAACAGCCGTTTCTACGCGCCGGTGCTGGCGCGGCTGCCGGGCCCGGCGGTGTGGCTGACCATCGACGACGGCCCGTCGGACGACACCCTCGCCATTCTCGATGCGCTTGACCGGCACGATGCCCGCGCGACGTTCTTCATGGTCGGTGCGCGGGCGGCGGCACGGCCGGAACTGGTGCGCGAGGTGCTGCGGCGCGGGCACGGGCTGGGCAACCACAGCCAGTCGCACCTGCAGGCGCGCTTCTGGGCGTTGGGGCCAAAGGCGATGGCGCGGGAGATCGGCGATTGCCAGCAGGCACTGGCGGCCATTGCCGGCGCGCCGCCGCGCTGGTACCGCTCGGTGGTCGGTATGACCAACCCGTTCGTCGCCGCCGCGCTACGCCGGCACGGGCTGGCGCGGGTGGGCTGGAGCGCGCGCGGATTCGACGGCGTCGGCTGTACGCCGCAAACGGCGGTGGCGCGCATCGCCGGCAAACTCGGTCCCGGCGCCATCGTGCTGCTGCACGAAGGTGCGGCGCATGGGCACAACGTCGCCATCGTCGAGGCGGTGCTGCGGGAAGTGGCGGTGCGTGGGCTGCGGGCGCGCCTGCCGCTGGAAACGGCATAGACTCGCCGCCGCCACGCCGCCGCTACCGGAGCCACACGATGCTTTTTTCCACACTCGGCTTGTCTTCTGGCGCGTTGCCGGCATTGCAGCGGGCATTGCGGCAGGCCGGCTATGGGGCACCCACGCCGATCCAGCGGCAGGCGCTGCCGCTGCTGCTGGAGGGACGGGACGTGGTGGCGCTGGCGCCGACCGGTTCGGGCAAGACCGCGGCCTATGTGCTGCCGGCGCTGCAACGCTTCTTCGACGCGCCGCCGCACAAGCCGCGGGTGCTGCGGCAACTGGTGCTGGTGCCGACGCGCGAACTGGCGTTGCAGGTGGCCGACGTGTTCGCCACGCTGGGCCGCGAGCTGCCACGGCAGCCGCGGGTGGTGTGCGCGGTGGGCGGGGTATCGATCAACCCGCAGATGATGGCATTGCGCGGCGGTGCCGACGTGGTGGTGGCCACCCCGGGGCGCCTGCTCGACTTGCTGGCGCACAACGCGTTGTCGTTGCGGCAGGTGCAGTTGCTGGTGCTGGACGAAGCCGACCGCCTGCTGGAACTGGGGTTTGGCGAGGAGCTGCGGCAGATCCTCGCCGAACTGCCCACGCGGCGGCAGACGGCCTTGTTCTCGGCCACCTTCCCCGGGCAGATCGAGGCACTGGCCGCCGCCGGCCTGCATGTGCCGCAGCGGGTGCAGGTCGTCGCGCAGGCGCAGCCGGACATCGAGCAACGCGCCATCCGCGTGGATGCCGGCCGCCGCGGTGAACTGCTGCTGTCGTTGCTGGACGACCCGCAATGGCGGCAGGTGCTGGTGTTCGTCGGCAGCATCCGCGAGGGCGACCGCCTGGCAGGCGTGCTGCGCAAGCGCGGTATCGGCGTGCAGGCGCTGCATGGTGAGCTGTCGCAGGGCCGCCGCGTGCGCGCGCTGCAAGCGTTCAAGGACGGCGAGTTGCAGGTATTGGTGGCGACCGACGTGGCCGCGCGCGGCATCGACATCGCCGGCTTGCCGGTGGTGGTGAATTACGAACTGCCGCGCTCGCCAGCCGATTATCTGCACCGCATCGGCCGTACCGGCCGGGCCGGCGGGAAAGGCCTGGCGGTGAGTTTCGTCGATGCCGCCGGGCTGGCGCACTGGCGGCTGATCTGCAAGCGCAATGGCCTGCAGTTGGAACTTGTCGTGTGGCCCGGTTTCGAGCCGGAGGACACGGCCACGCCGACGCCACGGGCGACCGATGGCAGCGGCGGCATCAAGGGCCGCCGGCCCAGCAGGAAGGACCGGTTGCGCGCTGCGGCTGCGGCACTGCAAGGCAACTGACCTTTGCCACGGCGGGGCAGGGCTCAGTCCTGGAAATCGCTTTCCGCAGACACGGTGGGTTCGGTCGCCGGGCGCGGGGTGCGCTTGCCGGGCTTGCGCAGCACTTCGACGTAGAACTGCGTATTGCCGGCGGCGACCAGCGCGTCCACTGCGCGGATCAGCTCGGCGAATGGCACCGGCTGTGCGCTGGTTTCGTCGATGCCGGCCTTGCTGTCGAAGTCCCAGAAGTCCGCACCGGCCGGCAGCGCCTTGCCGCGTTCGCGCTTGATGTATTTGCGGATGTCGTGCTTGCCGGCTTCCAGCAGGCGCTCGGGATGCTTGCCTTCGATATCGAGGCGGTAGGTCTTTTTCACGGAATTCTCGTCATGGCGCCAGCCCGGGAGGGCGGCAGGAAGGTGGCCATTGTCGGCTCAGGGGTGAGCGGCGGCCAGCAGCTCCGCCGCGACCGGCAGCGCCTGTTCCATCCACAGGTGGTACATCGCCGCGGAAGGATGCAGGCCATCGGCCACCAGCATCGCCGCTTCGGCGCCGTGTACGCGGCTGGCCGGGGTGATGTCGACGAAGGCGACGTTGTAGTCGCCGCAGCAGGCGCGGGCGGCGGCGTTGAAGTCGTCGATCTCGCGCGCGACGGTGGCGGCGTCGCGTGCCTGCGCCTGCGCGAACGGGGTCACGCCCCAGTCGGGAATCGACAGCACCAGCACCCGCCGTGCGTTTTCGCCGGCCAGCGCGATGGCCCGTTGCAGCAGTTGCTCGAACTGCTGGCGGTACTCGGCCAATGGCCGCCCGCGGTACTGGTTGTTGACCCCGACCAGCAGGCTCACCAGCGCGAACGTTCCCTGCGGCAGATCGGCGTCGATGGCGGCGGCCAGTTCGTCAGTGGTCCAGCCGGTGGTGGCGATCACCTGCGGGTCGTCCAGCGCGAGGCCGCACCCGCGCAGCGCCGCGGCCAGCAGGAACGGCCAGGTGTCGGCGGCCGGCACGCCTTCGCCGATGGTGTACGAGTCGCCCAGGGCCAGGTAGGAACGAGTGGAGAGGAACGAGGAACGGGCAAGGACCGGGGCCCCGGCGGCGGTTGTCTCCTCTCGTTCCTCGTTTCTTTCCATTCGCTCCTCGCTCCTCAGCCGACCGCGCTGCGGGGTTTCAGCGGCACCACCTTGGTCACCCGTTCGGCACGGCGCGCGAGTACGCGGTCGATACGGCCGAACACGTCGTGCATGGTGTCGGCGTCGGGCAACAGCGTCACCCGGAAGTGGTTGCGGTAGGGCACGTTGAAGCTGGAGCCGGGCACCACCAGCACGCCCTCGTCGTCCATCAGTTCCAGCGCGAACCCGTGGTCGTCGAAGCCCTGCGCGGCCGGCCCGGTCACGGCCGGGAAGGCGTACAGCGCGCCGGCCGGGGCGACCAGCTCCAGGTGTTCGCTCGCGGCGCAGGCGTCGATCACCGCGCGGCGGGTCTCGTACAGGCGGCCGCCGGGCGAGCACAGCGCGGTGATGGTGTCTGGGCCGTTGACCGCCGCGTCGATGGCGTACTGGCCGGGCACGTTGGCGCACAGCCGCAGCGCGCTGAGCAGGTCCAGCGCGGCGCGGAACTCGCCCAGCTGCGCGGCATTGCCGGACAGCAGCATCCAGCCCACCCGCCAGCCGCAGGCGCGGTGCACCTTGCTCAGGCCGCTGAAGGTCAGGCACGGGTGGTCGCCGGCCAGCGGCGCCAGCGGCTGGAAGGCGGCGCCGTCGTAGAGGATCTGGTCGTAGATCTCGTCGACCAGCAGCAGCAGGTTGTGGCGGCGGGCGACGGCGACGATCTTCTCCAGCAGCTCGCGCGGGTAGCTGGCGCCGCTGGGGTTGTTGGGGTTGATCAGCACGATGGCGCGGGTGCGCGAGGACACCAGCGTCTCGATCTCCACCGGGTCGGGCTGGAAGCCGTTCTCGGGGCGGCAGCGGTAATACACCGGGCGGCCGTCGTTGAGGATGGTGGCGGCCGACCACAGCGGGTAGTCGGGCGAGGGCACCAGCACCTCGTCGCCGGGGTTGAGCAGGGCGCGCAGCGACAGGTCGATCAGCTCGGACACGCCGTTGCCGACGAACACGCGCTCGGCCTGCGCGTCGGGCATGCCGCGCCGCGCATAGGCCGCGGCGATGGCGTCGCGCGCCACCGGCAGGCCCTGCTGGTGGGTGTAGGGATCGGTGCGGCCCATGTCGTCGGCGATGGCGTGCTGCAGGTGCTCCGGCGCGCGGAAGCCGAAATTGCCGGGATTGCCGATGTTGAGCTTGATCAGCTTGCGCCCCTGTGCCTCCAGCTCGCGGGCTCGCCGGGCCAGCTCGCCACGGATCTCGTAGCGCACTTCGGACAGGCGTTCGCGGGTGGACAGCGGTTTGGGGCTTGACATTTGCGCGGGGCCGTACAGGCGTGGAAGCCGCATGGTAGCGGAATTGCTGCGCTGCGGGGCATTGGTTCCGGGCGGAACCGGGTGGCCGGCGACAGGCGGCCGGCGGCGCCGTGCCGCTTAGAATTGGCCGATGACGGACATGATCGATTTCGCCGCGTTGCGCCCCATCGGCTGGCCCTGGCCCGGCCCGCCGGAAGATGCGGCATGGCAGGCCGGCTTCGCCGCCCATCCCGCGGCACGGCCGGCGCGGGTGGTCGAGCAGCACCGCTCCGGCTACGTGGTGGCCGATGCCGCCGACGCCGCACGCAAGGCCGAGTCGCTGCCGGAGTGGCAACGTCCGCGCTTCCCCAGCCACGAGCGCGCGGCGGTGGGGGACTGGGTGCTGCTGGAGGAATCGCGCATCGTCGCGCTGCTGCCACGGCGCAGCTCGATCAAGCGTGGCGCGGCCGGTGAGCATTACCACCAGCAGGTGATCGCGGCCAACATCGACACGGTGTTCATCGTCTGTGGGCTGGATGCGGACTTCAACCCGCGCCGCATCGAGCGCTACCTGATGCTGGCCGGCAGCGGCGGCGCCGCGCCGGTGGTGGTGCTGACCAAGGCCGACCAGACCGAATACGGCGCCGATGCGCTGGCGGTGCTGGAGGATCTGGTGGCGCAGGACATCCCGCTGCTGGCGATCAACGGCAAGGACCCGGCCAGCGCCGCCGCACTGGCGCCGTGGCTGGGGCCGGGCCGCACCGTGGTGCTGGTGGGTTCCTCCGGCGCCGGCAAATCCACGTTGACCAATACCCTGCTGGGGCATGACCGGATGAAGACCGGCGCGGTACGCGGCAGTGATTCGCGTGGCCGCCATACCACCACCCACCGCGCGCTGCTGCCGTTGCCGGCCGGCGCCTGCCTGATCGACACGCCGGGCATGCGCGAGCTCAAGCCCACCGGTGAGGAAACCCTGGCCGAAGGCGGCTTCGCCGACATCGAGACGCTGACCGAACAGTGCAAGTTCCGTGATTGCTCGCACCAGCGCGAGCCCGGCTGCGCGGTGCGCGCGGCGATCGAGCGCGGCGAGATCGACGACAGCCGCCTGTTGAACTACCTCAAGCTGCGCGAGGAAGTGGCCGCGGCCGCCGCCAAGCTGGCGCAGCGGCAGGCCGAACAGGCCAGCGAGCGCCG
It includes:
- a CDS encoding Grx4 family monothiol glutaredoxin, which produces MMPCSVESLSVSDYFHEFTMSLDPALRTRIESLLGANRAVLFMKGQPSMPQCGFSAKAVGALQDLGVDFAHVNVLADQEIREGIKLYGDWPTIPQLYVDGELVGGSDIILQMAGSGELSNLLGLAPPDRTPPSITITPAAVEMLKGALADAPGAALQLGIDARFQPNFQLAPFDANAIAAESNGLRVQFDTASARRAEGITIDWVDDIRGKGLAIDNPNAPRPVQELDVRSVDDQLRAGTLTVVDVRPADERAIAAIAAPFETFDGDSRARLEALPKDTPLAFMCHKGGRSAQAAEEFRTLGFTRVSNVTGGIDAWAQEVDNGVPRY
- the rsgA gene encoding putative ribosome biogenesis GTPase RsgA (Evidence 3 : Function proposed based on presence of conserved amino acid motif, structural feature or limited homology), translating into MTDMIDFAALRPIGWPWPGPPEDAAWQAGFAAHPAARPARVVEQHRSGYVVADAADAARKAESLPEWQRPRFPSHERAAVGDWVLLEESRIVALLPRRSSIKRGAAGEHYHQQVIAANIDTVFIVCGLDADFNPRRIERYLMLAGSGGAAPVVVLTKADQTEYGADALAVLEDLVAQDIPLLAINGKDPASAAALAPWLGPGRTVVLVGSSGAGKSTLTNTLLGHDRMKTGAVRGSDSRGRHTTTHRALLPLPAGACLIDTPGMRELKPTGEETLAEGGFADIETLTEQCKFRDCSHQREPGCAVRAAIERGEIDDSRLLNYLKLREEVAAAAAKLAQRQAEQASERRSAGRGAQWRPAGKPKRR
- a CDS encoding Polysaccharide deacetylase; amino-acid sequence: MTATGTLHRIPAHPWRWVPWLLASQALVALVWWQLGWKAGLPLLLASHALFLLPVFLPNSRFYAPVLARLPGPAVWLTIDDGPSDDTLAILDALDRHDARATFFMVGARAAARPELVREVLRRGHGLGNHSQSHLQARFWALGPKAMAREIGDCQQALAAIAGAPPRWYRSVVGMTNPFVAAALRRHGLARVGWSARGFDGVGCTPQTAVARIAGKLGPGAIVLLHEGAAHGHNVAIVEAVLREVAVRGLRARLPLETA
- a CDS encoding conserved hypothetical protein (Evidence 4 : Homologs of previously reported genes of unknown function); amino-acid sequence: MERNEEREETTAAGAPVLARSSFLSTRSYLALGDSYTIGEGVPAADTWPFLLAAALRGCGLALDDPQVIATTGWTTDELAAAIDADLPQGTFALVSLLVGVNNQYRGRPLAEYRQQFEQLLQRAIALAGENARRVLVLSIPDWGVTPFAQAQARDAATVAREIDDFNAAARACCGDYNVAFVDITPASRVHGAEAAMLVADGLHPSAAMYHLWMEQALPVAAELLAAAHP
- a CDS encoding conserved hypothetical protein (Evidence 4 : Homologs of previously reported genes of unknown function), which translates into the protein MEAIQAVVEFWRAAGPRRWFARDDAFDDEFRLRFLDAHFTAAERGCEDWLHSGEGALALQVLLDQFPRNCFRGTAHAYATDGLARHYAMRTIEEGLDRELTPQLRAFIYLPFEHSENLQDQERSVAMFEVLGDLEYLRFAELHRDIIRRFGRFPHRNAVLGRIPTPEELHYLAEGGFAG
- the alaA gene encoding Glutamate-pyruvate aminotransferase AlaA, producing MRLPRLYGPAQMSSPKPLSTRERLSEVRYEIRGELARRARELEAQGRKLIKLNIGNPGNFGFRAPEHLQHAIADDMGRTDPYTHQQGLPVARDAIAAAYARRGMPDAQAERVFVGNGVSELIDLSLRALLNPGDEVLVPSPDYPLWSAATILNDGRPVYYRCRPENGFQPDPVEIETLVSSRTRAIVLINPNNPSGASYPRELLEKIVAVARRHNLLLLVDEIYDQILYDGAAFQPLAPLAGDHPCLTFSGLSKVHRACGWRVGWMLLSGNAAQLGEFRAALDLLSALRLCANVPGQYAIDAAVNGPDTITALCSPGGRLYETRRAVIDACAASEHLELVAPAGALYAFPAVTGPAAQGFDDHGFALELMDDEGVLVVPGSSFNVPYRNHFRVTLLPDADTMHDVFGRIDRVLARRAERVTKVVPLKPRSAVG
- the rhlE gene encoding ATP-dependent RNA helicase RhlE, with product MLFSTLGLSSGALPALQRALRQAGYGAPTPIQRQALPLLLEGRDVVALAPTGSGKTAAYVLPALQRFFDAPPHKPRVLRQLVLVPTRELALQVADVFATLGRELPRQPRVVCAVGGVSINPQMMALRGGADVVVATPGRLLDLLAHNALSLRQVQLLVLDEADRLLELGFGEELRQILAELPTRRQTALFSATFPGQIEALAAAGLHVPQRVQVVAQAQPDIEQRAIRVDAGRRGELLLSLLDDPQWRQVLVFVGSIREGDRLAGVLRKRGIGVQALHGELSQGRRVRALQAFKDGELQVLVATDVAARGIDIAGLPVVVNYELPRSPADYLHRIGRTGRAGGKGLAVSFVDAAGLAHWRLICKRNGLQLELVVWPGFEPEDTATPTPRATDGSGGIKGRRPSRKDRLRAAAAALQGN
- a CDS encoding conserved hypothetical protein (Evidence 4 : Homologs of previously reported genes of unknown function) gives rise to the protein MLPVLLCWSGGKDAAWALHTLRQRDDTRVVALLSTLTEGHGRASMQGVRAEVLQAQADAAGLPLLRAWIPQACDNAIYLQRMAQTLAAARQRWPALRTLAFGDLLLEDIRQWRERQFAGLGWDCRFPLFGHDTGALARRMIDGGLRAHLCCVDTQLLDAGFAGRAFDHALLDTLPAGIDACGENGEFHTCIGAGPMFNAPLQLQQGETVLRDGRYAYTDFTPA
- a CDS encoding conserved hypothetical protein (Evidence 4 : Homologs of previously reported genes of unknown function), encoding MPVHYSISLPDPAAARGADPRLSFTANGADTFAEQLQDALRTPALFERWKATQDEPDDVDPALGITDPEATVIGRQSDLRIDLVAITRIPGDILKQRLRLLAGRHWELRDVR
- a CDS encoding conserved hypothetical protein (Evidence 4 : Homologs of previously reported genes of unknown function), which codes for MRIGIVVDSACDLPADFIREHNIVLLPITVRIGEAVLADHREEDATLNFLHTHVAERGAEAETIPYSVNQIRDLFLGHLVIDYDHVFCMTITKTRSPIHDNALQASFAILNEYRPIRQAAGHNSPFALRVIDTQNLFAAQAVTAVEAVRLRNEGTGVAQMREQLEKLAGNVHGYMITRDLYYIRARGRHKGDRSVSLLSAALGSALDIKPVLHGYRGETAPVAKIKGFDNAVQRLFDFASRRVIHGLLTPVVCVSYGGPLDELRALPGYAGLRDTCGAEGVQLLESVMSLTGMVNVGKGAVTIGFADEPHEFDA
- a CDS encoding conserved hypothetical protein (Evidence 4 : Homologs of previously reported genes of unknown function); amino-acid sequence: MKKTYRLDIEGKHPERLLEAGKHDIRKYIKRERGKALPAGADFWDFDSKAGIDETSAQPVPFAELIRAVDALVAAGNTQFYVEVLRKPGKRTPRPATEPTVSAESDFQD